The Allocatelliglobosispora scoriae genome contains a region encoding:
- a CDS encoding lipopolysaccharide biosynthesis protein has product MSTTELAPARTATPARAPLGRTARLGAANLVGAALAGVAGLGVTFAVARTLGPAQAGSFFAATSAFVLVGGFARLGTSTGLVYWPTRMRAQRTPELTGAYLRAGLVPVAVLGTLLALAIGFAAPYAVPDYATPLRALAVFIPIAALADALLAASRGMRMMRPTVLLDKLVRPGVQIGLIFGLALLAPDAGLELWALAWSVPYLPVLVIAAFTVWRALPSATPKRRPAPRPTPPPAPVTGVSRAFWRFTAPRAVANAAQTALQRVDVLLVASLAGLGPAAVYAVAGRFVVLGQLANGSISQAVQPRLAEALAVGETGTARVLYRTATSWLILTTWPLHLLVIRYATQYLGLFGTGYRDAAPIVRTLAAAMLLATGCGMVDMVLTMAGRTAWNLTNVLLALAVMVGIDLLLIPRLGALGAAIGLACAIAINNLAPLAQIMVSLKLHPFGRHTTIAAALTVGCFGVLPLLIASPLVAIPLSGAIYTICLYFLRAVLHLPSLISRTHRPV; this is encoded by the coding sequence ATGAGCACAACGGAGCTGGCCCCGGCGCGGACCGCCACACCGGCCAGAGCGCCGCTGGGCCGGACCGCTCGGCTCGGCGCGGCGAACCTCGTCGGCGCCGCGCTCGCGGGGGTCGCCGGGCTCGGTGTCACCTTCGCGGTCGCCCGAACCCTCGGGCCGGCTCAGGCCGGGTCGTTCTTCGCGGCCACCTCGGCCTTCGTGCTGGTCGGGGGCTTCGCCCGGTTGGGTACGAGCACCGGCCTCGTCTACTGGCCGACCCGGATGCGGGCCCAGCGGACCCCGGAGCTGACCGGTGCCTACCTCCGTGCCGGGCTCGTTCCGGTGGCCGTGCTCGGCACGCTGCTCGCCCTGGCGATCGGGTTCGCGGCGCCCTATGCGGTGCCCGATTACGCCACACCGCTGCGGGCCCTCGCCGTATTCATCCCGATCGCCGCGCTGGCGGACGCCCTGCTCGCGGCGAGCCGGGGGATGCGGATGATGCGGCCGACCGTGCTCCTCGACAAGCTGGTGCGGCCCGGCGTACAAATCGGATTGATCTTCGGGTTGGCCCTGCTCGCGCCCGACGCGGGCCTGGAGCTGTGGGCGCTGGCCTGGTCCGTGCCCTACCTGCCGGTGCTGGTCATCGCCGCGTTCACCGTGTGGCGGGCGCTGCCGTCGGCGACGCCGAAGCGGCGGCCCGCCCCGCGCCCGACACCGCCTCCCGCACCGGTGACCGGTGTGAGCAGGGCGTTCTGGCGGTTCACCGCGCCGCGGGCCGTCGCCAACGCGGCGCAGACCGCGCTGCAACGGGTGGACGTGCTGCTCGTGGCGTCGCTGGCGGGACTGGGGCCCGCCGCCGTCTACGCCGTGGCCGGGCGTTTCGTGGTGCTGGGGCAGCTCGCCAACGGGTCGATCTCGCAGGCGGTGCAGCCGCGGCTCGCCGAGGCCCTCGCCGTCGGGGAGACCGGCACCGCGCGGGTGCTCTACCGAACCGCGACGTCGTGGCTGATCCTCACGACCTGGCCCCTGCACCTGCTCGTGATCAGATACGCCACCCAGTACCTCGGCCTCTTCGGCACCGGTTACCGCGACGCCGCGCCGATCGTGCGCACGCTCGCCGCCGCGATGCTGCTCGCCACGGGCTGCGGCATGGTCGACATGGTCCTCACGATGGCCGGGCGCACCGCGTGGAACCTCACCAACGTGCTGCTGGCGCTCGCCGTGATGGTCGGCATCGATCTGCTGCTCATCCCCCGGCTCGGCGCGCTCGGTGCCGCGATCGGGCTCGCCTGCGCGATCGCGATCAACAACCTTGCGCCGCTCGCCCAGATCATGGTCTCGCTCAAGCTGCACCCGTTCGGTCGGCACACCACGATCGCCGCCGCGCTGACCGTGGGCTGCTTCGGCGTTCTGCCGCTGCTGATCGCATCTCCGCTGGTAGCGATCCCGCTCAGCGGGGCAATTTATACCATTTGCCTATACTTTCTCCGTGCTGTTCTGCACCTGCCCTCGTTGATCTCCCGTACTCACCGGCCCGTTTGA
- a CDS encoding sulfotransferase domain-containing protein, translated as MISLSNTLPEPVKHVIHMGSRSFGRLTAPARLLPSFLITGGQRCGTTSLYRSLAAHPAILKAVLHKGVHYFDTSYHKGPAWYRGHFPLRRHAERIMDLHGVQGQTFESSPYYLYHPHAASRIGRDLPGARVLVLVRNPVERAYSQHAHEVARGFEMEHDFNRALALEPSRLRGQHARLVADPHAYSFSHQHHAYTARGEYSTYLEHMAHQVGRDRMLVLDAELFFADPKPVYDSVLEFLGIPHLGYPEFDQHNARPRPAPMSDETRAMLTAHFAPWDAALTQWLGRTPSWRA; from the coding sequence ATGATCTCGCTCTCGAACACCCTGCCCGAGCCCGTCAAGCACGTGATCCACATGGGGTCGCGGTCGTTCGGCCGGCTCACCGCGCCCGCCCGGCTGCTGCCGTCGTTCCTGATCACGGGTGGTCAGCGGTGTGGAACCACGTCGCTCTACCGCTCGCTCGCGGCGCACCCGGCGATCCTCAAGGCGGTCCTGCACAAGGGCGTGCACTACTTCGACACCAGTTACCACAAGGGACCGGCCTGGTACAGGGGGCACTTCCCACTGCGCCGCCACGCCGAACGGATCATGGACCTGCACGGGGTGCAGGGGCAGACCTTCGAGTCGAGCCCCTACTACCTCTACCACCCGCACGCGGCGTCGCGGATCGGCCGGGACCTGCCCGGCGCCCGGGTGCTGGTGCTGGTCCGCAACCCGGTCGAGCGCGCCTACTCCCAGCACGCGCACGAGGTGGCACGGGGCTTCGAGATGGAGCACGACTTCAACCGCGCCCTCGCGCTCGAACCGTCCCGGCTGCGCGGGCAGCACGCCCGGCTCGTCGCCGACCCGCACGCCTACTCCTTCTCGCACCAGCACCACGCATACACCGCGCGCGGTGAGTACTCGACCTATCTGGAGCACATGGCGCACCAGGTGGGGCGGGACCGGATGCTCGTGCTCGACGCGGAGCTGTTCTTCGCCGATCCCAAACCCGTCTATGACAGCGTGCTCGAATTCCTCGGCATCCCGCACCTGGGTTACCCCGAGTTCGACCAGCACAACGCCCGGCCCCGGCCCGCGCCGATGTCCGACGAGACCCGGGCGATGCTCACCGCTCACTTCGCGCCGTGGGACGCGGCGCTGACGCAGTGGCTGGGGCGAACTCCCTCCTGGCGCGCATGA
- a CDS encoding glycoside hydrolase family 26 protein produces the protein MNGVRAACLTLAGLITIGALASCSARPAPPAPVTTTAPPAPAATGHPGPFSGGAVRAPEAGALLGAWVRPRRLSDVERVAAVRGFEEQLGRKLAIVNTYRRLGEDFATSADRRFLKSGATLMVSWAVGDTRSITMGRQDDILRDRARKLRDLGKPVMLRFRWEMDRPNLTPSIWTPQDYVEAWRHTRELFAAEGARNVAWVWCPTVEGFAAGRAGDFYPGDSAVDWICVDTYAGGTLAPFASLMQPFVEWASAHAKPIVVGEFGIGRGWGPQARAEWLRSAFTYVRTVPQIKAVVYFESDPDGRDDKRSFSLSPDPVALAAFAQAATTPYFSPS, from the coding sequence GTGAACGGCGTCCGCGCGGCCTGCCTGACGCTGGCCGGGCTGATCACGATCGGCGCGCTCGCCTCGTGCTCGGCCCGGCCCGCGCCGCCCGCGCCCGTCACCACCACCGCGCCACCGGCCCCCGCCGCCACCGGTCACCCCGGACCGTTCAGCGGCGGCGCGGTCCGCGCGCCCGAGGCGGGTGCACTGCTCGGAGCATGGGTACGCCCCCGCCGCCTCTCCGATGTCGAGCGCGTCGCCGCCGTCCGCGGCTTCGAGGAGCAGCTCGGCCGGAAGCTCGCCATCGTCAACACCTACCGGCGGCTCGGCGAGGACTTCGCCACCTCCGCCGACCGGCGCTTCCTCAAGAGCGGCGCCACCCTGATGGTCAGCTGGGCGGTCGGCGACACCCGCTCGATCACCATGGGCCGCCAGGACGACATCCTCCGCGACCGCGCCCGCAAGCTACGTGACCTGGGAAAACCCGTCATGCTGCGGTTCCGCTGGGAGATGGACCGCCCCAACCTCACCCCGTCGATCTGGACACCGCAGGATTACGTCGAGGCGTGGCGGCACACCCGAGAACTCTTCGCCGCCGAGGGCGCCCGCAACGTCGCCTGGGTCTGGTGCCCCACCGTCGAGGGCTTCGCCGCCGGCCGGGCCGGTGACTTCTACCCCGGGGACTCGGCAGTGGACTGGATCTGCGTGGACACCTACGCCGGGGGGACGCTGGCGCCCTTCGCCTCACTGATGCAGCCGTTCGTCGAGTGGGCGAGCGCGCACGCCAAGCCGATCGTCGTCGGGGAGTTCGGCATCGGGCGCGGCTGGGGACCGCAGGCCCGGGCCGAGTGGCTGCGGTCGGCGTTCACCTACGTACGCACAGTCCCGCAGATCAAGGCCGTCGTCTACTTCGAGTCCGACCCCGACGGGCGCGACGACAAGCGCAGCTTCAGCCTGAGCCCCGACCCGGTAGCGCTGGCGGCTTTCGCCCAGGCCGCCACCACGCCTTACTTCTCCCCCTCCTAG
- a CDS encoding class I SAM-dependent methyltransferase gives MRTDYTEIFRDAANVEKYENVVYAPDSYASAVNRRQRDYLRGLARRAFPYRRPVQHDFACGTGRAIRILHGLVRGAHGYDTSQAMLDKAHEVGAYAQLHRIAEDGEGPLPVATESPAIVTVFRLLLNVDDSVRDRAIAFAAKALPHYDAGLLIVENHGNRSSLRHLRHRRHDTCPWFAELSHEQITELLDRHGFTVVERRGFSLFTQGWYGRGWLRPFASLIDDVVARTGLFNGSAVNVLYIARRTRPTLGTMPVGATDPMLDALPDAPLPDDAATPPRKPVDRDGESW, from the coding sequence ATGCGCACTGACTACACCGAGATCTTCCGGGACGCCGCCAACGTCGAGAAGTACGAGAACGTCGTCTACGCACCCGACAGCTACGCGTCGGCGGTGAACCGACGACAGCGCGACTACCTGCGCGGGCTCGCCCGGCGGGCCTTCCCCTATCGCCGCCCGGTGCAGCACGACTTCGCCTGCGGCACCGGCCGGGCGATCCGCATCCTGCACGGCCTCGTCCGCGGCGCGCACGGCTACGACACCAGCCAGGCGATGCTCGACAAGGCCCACGAGGTCGGCGCCTATGCCCAGCTGCACCGGATCGCCGAGGACGGCGAGGGACCCCTGCCCGTCGCGACCGAGAGCCCGGCGATCGTCACCGTCTTCCGGCTTCTGCTCAACGTCGACGACAGCGTCCGGGACCGGGCCATCGCCTTCGCCGCGAAAGCCCTGCCGCACTACGACGCCGGGCTGCTCATCGTCGAGAACCACGGCAACCGCTCGTCGCTGCGCCACCTGCGGCACCGCCGCCACGACACCTGCCCCTGGTTCGCCGAGCTCTCCCACGAGCAGATCACCGAGCTGCTCGACCGGCACGGATTCACGGTCGTCGAGCGCCGCGGCTTCTCGCTCTTCACCCAGGGGTGGTACGGCCGAGGCTGGCTGCGCCCCTTCGCCTCCCTCATCGACGACGTGGTCGCCAGGACCGGCCTGTTCAACGGCTCAGCGGTGAACGTCCTCTACATCGCCCGGCGTACCCGGCCGACGCTGGGCACGATGCCGGTCGGAGCGACCGATCCGATGCTGGACGCGCTGCCGGACGCTCCCCTCCCCGATGATGCGGCCACGCCGCCGCGCAAGCCGGTCGATCGGGACGGCGAATCCTGGTGA
- a CDS encoding sulfotransferase family protein, giving the protein MTRVIFLGGLGRSGTTLIERVLGQLPGVCALGEVVHLWQRDLRDDERCGCGEHFSACDFWERVGIAAFGGWHRVDVHRVLALRDLVERTRHIPRLASRSPRAHVELIREYADYYKRIYLGAARVAGASVVIDSSKHSALAHVLRYADLDLRVVHVVRDARGVAYSWTKQVRRPETDHAEEMTRYTPSRSALLWLAHNSAFGLLRRRGVPVRRLRYEEFIADPVAAIRRLAGFAGLDPSMMDLTWLGERHVDLGVSHSAAGNPMRFATGRIDLRQDNAWTTKLPPRQRAVVSAVCSPMLRAYGYPVFSPSSPPASSPVASQSQERS; this is encoded by the coding sequence ATGACTCGAGTGATCTTCCTCGGCGGGCTGGGTCGCAGCGGCACGACGCTCATCGAGCGGGTGCTCGGCCAGCTGCCCGGCGTCTGCGCCCTCGGCGAGGTGGTTCACCTCTGGCAACGAGACCTGCGCGACGACGAGCGCTGCGGCTGCGGCGAGCACTTCTCCGCCTGCGACTTCTGGGAGCGCGTCGGCATCGCGGCCTTCGGCGGCTGGCACCGTGTCGACGTGCACCGCGTCCTCGCGCTGCGCGACCTCGTCGAACGCACCCGGCACATCCCGCGCCTCGCCAGCCGCTCGCCCCGCGCCCACGTCGAGCTGATCCGGGAGTACGCCGACTACTACAAGCGCATCTACCTCGGCGCCGCCCGGGTCGCCGGTGCGAGCGTCGTCATCGACTCGTCCAAGCACTCCGCCCTCGCCCACGTGCTCCGCTACGCCGACCTCGACCTGCGCGTCGTGCACGTGGTCCGGGACGCGCGCGGCGTCGCCTACTCCTGGACCAAGCAGGTCCGGCGGCCGGAGACGGACCACGCGGAGGAGATGACGCGATATACGCCGAGCCGGTCGGCACTGCTCTGGCTCGCGCACAACAGCGCATTCGGGCTGCTCCGCCGACGCGGGGTGCCGGTACGCCGACTCCGCTACGAGGAGTTCATCGCCGATCCCGTCGCCGCGATCCGCAGGCTCGCCGGATTCGCCGGGCTCGATCCCTCCATGATGGACCTCACCTGGCTCGGCGAACGCCACGTCGACCTCGGCGTCTCGCACAGCGCGGCGGGCAACCCCATGCGCTTCGCCACCGGCCGCATCGACCTGCGTCAGGACAACGCCTGGACCACGAAGCTCCCGCCCCGGCAGCGAGCCGTCGTCAGCGCCGTCTGCAGCCCGATGCTGCGCGCCTACGGCTACCCGGTCTTCTCTCCGTCGTCCCCGCCCGCATCGTCGCCCGTCGCCTCCCAGTCCCAGGAGCGTTCATGA
- a CDS encoding endonuclease domain-containing protein: MPRRPAKPAALQRRVFRGADAIRAGLITRDQLRSSAWRTIFRDIYVERDATTSHRTRCIAALAYLLPPEAVITGRSAALVHGVDLMPDGDPVEVLMPTPFGPIAGVKVLFGRAAEDDIHRRADRLRLASPRRTCWDLAQHLDAVEAVVYVDAMIARGLVTRAELEDYAWSRSGEKGWRKMLTAAQLADPAAQSPQESRLRVNLVLRGLPRPVTQHVISRDGHFVARVDLAWPDLKIAVEYDGRWHGDPAQLDRDRARLNRILGADWLVLHVTAKRLRDDLDGFVTELSAAIAARRARSAR, encoded by the coding sequence GTGCCTCGTCGACCAGCCAAGCCGGCCGCGCTCCAGCGCCGGGTCTTCCGTGGGGCGGATGCGATCCGAGCCGGTCTCATCACGCGCGATCAGCTCCGAAGCAGCGCGTGGCGGACGATCTTCCGGGACATCTATGTCGAGCGCGACGCCACCACGAGCCACCGCACTCGCTGCATCGCGGCCCTCGCCTACCTGTTGCCGCCAGAGGCTGTGATCACCGGCCGGTCTGCGGCGCTGGTCCACGGCGTCGATCTGATGCCGGACGGTGATCCCGTCGAGGTGCTCATGCCGACACCGTTCGGGCCGATCGCGGGGGTGAAGGTGCTCTTCGGTCGAGCCGCCGAGGACGACATCCATCGTCGGGCGGATCGGCTGCGGCTCGCGTCGCCGCGGCGAACCTGCTGGGACCTGGCTCAGCATCTCGACGCCGTCGAAGCGGTGGTCTACGTCGACGCGATGATCGCCCGAGGGCTGGTCACGCGTGCCGAGCTCGAGGATTACGCCTGGTCCCGCAGCGGCGAGAAGGGCTGGCGCAAGATGCTCACGGCGGCCCAGCTCGCAGATCCGGCAGCCCAGTCGCCGCAGGAGTCCCGACTGCGCGTCAACCTGGTGCTGCGAGGCCTCCCTCGGCCGGTCACCCAGCATGTCATCAGCCGCGATGGGCACTTCGTCGCCCGCGTCGACCTGGCCTGGCCCGACCTAAAGATCGCCGTGGAGTATGACGGCCGCTGGCACGGCGATCCGGCCCAGCTCGATCGCGATCGGGCCCGCCTCAATCGGATCCTCGGCGCGGACTGGCTGGTCCTTCACGTGACGGCCAAACGTCTCCGCGATGATCTGGACGGCTTCGTCACAGAACTCTCCGCGGCGATCGCCGCTCGCCGAGCCCGCTCCGCCCGCTGA
- a CDS encoding glycosyltransferase family 2 protein has translation MKPSVGVVIPTRNRPELLLRAIEGVLAQDYSGPILLVVVYDNEPPSPDLDVLPIVVITNSRTPGLAGTRNTGILALDTDLVAFCDDDDVWAPEKLRKQVEALGRRPRAEMVTCAIEVEYADRVVPRLAGTSTVTIDQLARSRMAMLHSSGFLFRRSALVPDRSEDGIGLVAEDAPGSQNEDWDLLLRASRRHDIVHVDEPLVRVLWGRSSFYAYEYATKISSLRWMMRRHPEIKGCAPGAARVYGQLACWSAASGNRSEAWKWTRKTVKANWKEPRAAIALAALVGGVPVDKVLHNLHKRGRGI, from the coding sequence ATGAAGCCGTCCGTCGGGGTGGTCATCCCCACGCGCAACCGTCCCGAGCTGCTGCTGAGGGCGATCGAGGGCGTCCTCGCCCAGGATTACTCCGGGCCGATCCTGCTCGTCGTGGTCTATGACAACGAGCCGCCCTCGCCCGATCTCGACGTGCTGCCGATCGTCGTGATCACCAACTCGCGTACCCCCGGTCTCGCCGGGACGCGCAACACCGGCATCCTCGCGCTCGACACCGACCTCGTCGCCTTCTGCGACGACGACGACGTCTGGGCGCCGGAAAAGCTGCGCAAGCAGGTCGAGGCTCTCGGCCGTCGGCCCCGCGCGGAGATGGTCACCTGCGCCATCGAGGTGGAGTACGCCGACCGCGTCGTCCCCCGCCTCGCCGGCACCTCGACGGTGACGATCGACCAGCTCGCCCGCTCGCGGATGGCGATGCTCCACTCGTCCGGCTTCCTCTTCCGCCGCTCCGCCCTCGTCCCGGACCGGTCCGAAGACGGCATCGGCCTCGTCGCCGAGGACGCGCCGGGCAGCCAGAACGAGGACTGGGACCTGCTGCTGCGTGCCTCCCGGCGCCACGACATCGTGCACGTCGACGAACCGCTGGTCCGCGTCCTGTGGGGCCGCAGCTCCTTCTACGCCTACGAATACGCCACCAAGATCTCCTCGCTGCGCTGGATGATGCGGCGCCACCCCGAGATCAAGGGCTGCGCACCGGGGGCGGCTCGGGTCTACGGGCAGCTCGCGTGCTGGTCGGCGGCGTCGGGCAATCGCAGCGAGGCCTGGAAGTGGACCCGCAAGACGGTCAAGGCCAACTGGAAGGAGCCCCGGGCGGCGATAGCGCTGGCGGCTCTGGTGGGCGGCGTCCCGGTGGACAAGGTCCTCCACAACCTCCACAAGCGAGGCAGGGGCATCTGA
- a CDS encoding WecB/TagA/CpsF family glycosyltransferase produces the protein MANERVTLRGREFDAMTEEEVAAYVVDALAKGEGGRIITPNVDILRLADSSAEVGAFIDDATLVVADGMPLVWASRLAGNPLPERVAGSNLIWTISQALGEAGHSIYLLGGAPVPTEADEDDDWLLMAAVVGVDAGKPEPVDGAALAAAELAAGCAGLRIAGYAAPPFGFDEDPDVYAETLTEIVEARPDFVFVGIGFPRQERVISDLRGVLPHAWFLGCGAAIGFVAGEQRRAPTWMQRSGLEWAHRLAQEPRRLASRYLRHDAPYAMKLLAGAALRRG, from the coding sequence GTGGCGAATGAACGTGTGACACTGCGGGGCCGGGAATTCGACGCGATGACCGAGGAGGAGGTGGCCGCCTACGTCGTCGACGCCCTGGCCAAGGGCGAGGGCGGTCGGATCATCACGCCGAACGTTGACATCCTGCGACTCGCCGACTCCTCCGCGGAGGTCGGCGCATTCATCGACGACGCGACGCTGGTCGTCGCCGACGGCATGCCCCTGGTGTGGGCGAGCCGCCTCGCCGGCAATCCGCTCCCCGAGCGCGTCGCCGGCTCCAATCTCATCTGGACGATCTCGCAGGCGCTCGGCGAGGCCGGGCACTCGATCTATCTCCTCGGTGGCGCCCCGGTGCCGACCGAGGCGGATGAGGACGACGACTGGCTGCTCATGGCCGCGGTGGTCGGGGTCGACGCCGGGAAGCCCGAGCCCGTCGACGGCGCGGCGCTCGCCGCGGCCGAGCTCGCCGCGGGCTGCGCGGGCCTGCGGATCGCCGGTTACGCCGCGCCGCCGTTCGGCTTCGACGAAGACCCCGACGTGTACGCCGAGACGCTCACCGAGATCGTCGAGGCCCGCCCGGACTTCGTCTTCGTCGGCATCGGCTTCCCGAGGCAGGAGCGGGTCATCTCCGACCTGCGCGGGGTGCTCCCGCACGCCTGGTTCCTCGGCTGCGGTGCCGCGATCGGCTTCGTCGCCGGCGAGCAGCGGCGAGCGCCGACCTGGATGCAGCGCAGCGGGCTGGAGTGGGCACACCGGCTGGCCCAGGAGCCGAGGCGGCTCGCCTCGCGCTACCTGCGCCACGACGCCCCCTACGCCATGAAGCTCCTCGCCGGAGCCGCGCTGCGCCGAGGCTGA